The following coding sequences are from one Lycium ferocissimum isolate CSIRO_LF1 chromosome 3, AGI_CSIRO_Lferr_CH_V1, whole genome shotgun sequence window:
- the LOC132048836 gene encoding uncharacterized protein LOC132048836, whose protein sequence is MGAVDKYGVEFVTFQFLGDAKLWWRAYVECRPAGSPPLTWVQFYSVFLDKYVPRTLRDRRKDEFSTIGQGNSSVAVYESRFHSLSRYALQLLPTEGERIRRFVKGLNTGLQLSALQLVATGASFQEIVEHVRIVEGIRHESYTRQVEKKARKGGMFSNSFSRGQSSQVYSGRPVQSAMQVSAGGPSGANYQASGQHGGYTASSASVQRPTLDRACFECGEIGHIKRYCPRLRQSGQGTQYQTPRAPFAPDRGGKDRAPAGQGGAATP, encoded by the exons atgggggccgTGGATAAGTACGGggtagagtttgtgaccttccagttcttgggtgatgccaagctttggtggagggcttatgtggagtgtaggccagctgggtctcctccgttgacttgggttcagttTTACTCTGTGTTTCTGGACAAGTACGTTCCGCGTACTCTGAGGGATCGAAGGAAGGATGAGTTCTCTACTATTGGTCAGGGGAACTCGTCTGTTGCTGTGTATGAGTCCCGTTTCCACTCCCTTTCTCGTTATGCTCTTCAGTTACTGCCCACTGAAGGGGAGAGGATACGgcggttcgtgaaggggttgaaCACCGGACTGCAGTTATCggctcttcagcttgtagccactggGGCTTCATTTCAGGAGATAGTGGAGCATGTCCGTATCGTTGAGGGGATTAGGCATGAGAGTTATacaaggcaagttgagaagAAGGCCCGTAAGGGTGGGATGTTCAGTAACTCCTTCTCGAGGGGTCAGAGTTCGCAGGTATATTCAGGGCGTCCGGTTCAGTCCGCGATGCAGGTGTCAGCTGGGGGCCCATCAGGGGCAAATTATCAAGCTTCCGGTCAGCATGGAGGCTACACTGCTTCATCAGCTTCTGTTCAGCGGCCTACGCTGGACCGTGCTTGCTTCGAGTGTGGTGAGATAGGGCATATTAAGAGGTATTGCCCCAGACTTAGACAGAGTGGGCAGGGGACTCAGTATCAGACTCCCCGAGCTCCATTTGCACCAGATCGAGGGGGTAAGGATCGCGCACCGGCAGGGCAGGGCGGGGCGGCCACACC GTAG